One Gimesia aquarii DNA segment encodes these proteins:
- a CDS encoding DUF1559 domain-containing protein, with product MNDSADLPPEPKKSIFKFSIAEVFVMITVITLLVMLVLPIINSYLYRYDKGHLRIYSLNRLRNIGLAVVNYSASHDSNMPLDTTTDLQGKPLHGWMTTLIPFLDEIELANQINYEKSWKDSENQTVFTTSLPFFLNPAIRDLSTNSEGYALTHYTANSRVIGIQKSYSLDEISNADGMATTILVGEINGNFPAWGSTSNFRDPVQGLKGGPEQFGSPFKAVNVIFADGSGKCLSKDIDPQILKALSTPDGGERVSRDDY from the coding sequence ATGAATGATTCTGCCGATCTTCCACCAGAGCCTAAGAAGTCGATCTTTAAATTTAGTATTGCTGAAGTCTTTGTCATGATTACGGTAATTACCCTGTTAGTGATGCTGGTACTTCCCATAATTAATTCTTATTTATACAGATATGATAAAGGGCATCTGAGGATATATTCTTTAAATCGTCTCAGAAATATTGGTTTAGCGGTCGTTAACTACAGTGCTAGTCATGACTCAAATATGCCTCTCGATACAACAACAGATCTACAAGGAAAGCCTCTGCATGGTTGGATGACGACATTAATACCGTTTCTGGATGAAATAGAACTGGCAAATCAAATCAATTATGAAAAATCATGGAAGGATTCTGAAAATCAAACCGTTTTTACAACTAGTCTCCCATTTTTTCTTAATCCCGCCATAAGAGACCTTTCAACTAATTCAGAGGGATATGCACTAACTCACTATACTGCTAATTCGCGCGTAATCGGGATTCAAAAATCATACAGTCTCGATGAAATATCTAACGCTGATGGTATGGCAACTACAATTCTGGTCGGTGAAATTAATGGAAATTTCCCTGCTTGGGGTTCAACTTCTAATTTTCGGGACCCAGTCCAAGGACTCAAAGGGGGGCCTGAACAATTCGGTAGTCCATTCAAAGCAGTAAATGTCATCTTTGCTGATGGAAGTGGCAAATGCTTAAGCAAAGATATCGACCCTCAAATTCTAAAAGCGCTTAGTACCCCTGATGGTGGCGAGCGAGTTTCCCGGGATGACTATTAA